One Methylobacterium sp. AMS5 genomic region harbors:
- the oxlT gene encoding oxalate/formate MFS antiporter → MALSSIAPDRPVPSSNRWLQIIFGVICMVAAANIQYAWTLFVPEIQKTFGWDRAAIQVAFTIFVVVQTWLTPIEGYFIDKYGPSRVVMFGGLMTGAAWVMNSYATSLTGFYIGSVLGGIGVGCVYATCINNALKWFPDKRGLAVGLTAGGYGAGSALTIIPIAKMIDAGSYAQAFFIFGLIQGTVIILASIFMRSPAKDEVKFSTKVLQTRRDYTLGEALRTPVFYVMLLMFTCTVTGGLMAVAQLGVIATDLGVKNFQVNLYFFAMAALPFALMLDRVMNGISRPLFGFISDRIGREKTMFIAFAMEGIGIVALGYFGSNPWAFVILSGIVFLAWGEVYSLFSATAADTFGSKHIGKIYGVLYCAKGFAALFVPVGNLIMQATGTWSTVLYTVATMDLIAAALAIAVLRPMLKQHHLSNNAAVPNAALAHA, encoded by the coding sequence ATGGCATTGTCGTCCATTGCCCCGGATCGGCCGGTACCGTCTTCAAACCGGTGGCTACAAATCATCTTCGGCGTCATCTGCATGGTGGCCGCAGCCAACATCCAGTACGCTTGGACCCTGTTCGTCCCCGAAATTCAGAAGACGTTCGGCTGGGATCGCGCCGCGATCCAGGTGGCCTTCACGATCTTCGTCGTCGTCCAGACTTGGCTGACCCCGATCGAGGGCTACTTCATCGACAAGTACGGTCCGAGCCGGGTCGTGATGTTCGGCGGCCTGATGACCGGCGCGGCCTGGGTGATGAACTCCTATGCCACCTCGCTGACCGGCTTCTACATCGGCTCGGTCCTCGGCGGCATCGGCGTCGGCTGCGTCTACGCCACCTGCATCAACAACGCCCTGAAGTGGTTCCCGGACAAGCGCGGCCTCGCCGTCGGTCTCACCGCGGGCGGCTACGGCGCGGGCTCGGCCCTGACGATCATCCCGATCGCCAAGATGATCGATGCCGGCAGCTACGCCCAGGCGTTCTTCATCTTTGGCCTGATCCAGGGCACCGTCATCATCCTGGCCTCCATCTTCATGCGTTCGCCGGCCAAGGACGAGGTCAAGTTCTCGACCAAGGTGCTGCAGACCCGCCGCGACTACACCCTCGGCGAGGCGCTGCGGACCCCGGTCTTCTACGTCATGCTGCTGATGTTCACCTGCACGGTGACCGGCGGCCTGATGGCGGTGGCGCAGCTCGGCGTGATCGCGACCGACCTCGGCGTGAAGAACTTCCAGGTCAACCTGTACTTCTTCGCCATGGCCGCGCTGCCCTTCGCGCTGATGCTGGACCGCGTCATGAACGGCATCTCGCGCCCGCTCTTCGGCTTCATCTCCGACCGGATCGGCCGTGAGAAGACGATGTTCATCGCCTTCGCGATGGAAGGCATCGGCATCGTCGCGCTCGGCTACTTCGGCTCGAACCCCTGGGCCTTCGTGATCCTGTCGGGCATCGTGTTCCTGGCCTGGGGCGAAGTCTACTCGCTGTTCAGCGCCACCGCCGCCGACACCTTCGGCTCGAAGCATATCGGCAAGATCTACGGCGTCCTCTACTGCGCCAAGGGCTTTGCCGCGCTGTTCGTGCCGGTCGGGAACCTGATCATGCAGGCGACCGGCACGTGGTCGACGGTGCTCTACACCGTGGCGACGATGGACCTGATCGCGGCCGCACTCGCCATCGCCGTGCTGCGGCCGATGCTGAAGCAGCACCACCTCTCCAACAACGCGGCGGTGCCGAACGCGGCGCTGGCCCACGCCTGA
- a CDS encoding ethanolamine ammonia-lyase subunit EutB — protein MPYRHTVGPRTHVFADLATLMAKATPVRSGDCLAGIAAESAEENMAARWCLAEVPLKEILARPLIPYDEDDVTRLILDDHDETAFAEIAGLTVGDFREFLLTASSATLVRIAPGVTPEIAAAVCKIMRNQDLILVAKKCRVVTRFRNTIGLPGTLAVRLQPNHPTDDPAGVTASILDGLSYGCGDAVIGINPVSDSIQTMGTLLRLFDGIIGRLEIPTQACVLTHVTTTLDAMNRGLPVDLVFQSIAGTQRANASFGVTLPILQEAHEAALALKRGTLGDNVMYFETGQGSALSADAHHGIDQQTLEARAYAVARRYRPLLVNTVVGFIGPEYLYNGKEIIRAGLEDHFCGKLMGVPLGVDVCYTNHAEADQDDMDTLLTLLGAAGCTYVMGIPGADDVMLNYQSTSFHDQLYIREVLGLRRAPEFEEWLARIGLTDADGTLLPGGAEARLLTAAPELAA, from the coding sequence ATGCCCTACCGCCACACCGTTGGCCCCCGCACCCACGTCTTCGCCGATCTGGCGACGCTGATGGCGAAGGCGACGCCGGTGCGCTCCGGCGATTGTCTCGCGGGCATCGCCGCGGAATCGGCCGAGGAGAACATGGCCGCCCGCTGGTGCCTTGCCGAGGTGCCGCTCAAGGAGATCCTGGCCCGTCCGCTGATCCCCTACGACGAGGATGACGTCACCCGCCTGATCCTCGACGACCACGACGAGACGGCGTTTGCCGAGATCGCCGGTCTGACGGTCGGGGATTTTCGCGAGTTCCTGCTGACGGCTTCTTCTGCGACGCTTGTGCGGATTGCGCCGGGCGTGACACCGGAGATCGCCGCCGCGGTATGCAAGATCATGCGTAATCAGGATCTGATCCTGGTCGCGAAGAAGTGCCGCGTGGTCACCCGCTTCCGCAACACGATCGGCCTGCCCGGCACGCTCGCGGTGCGGCTCCAGCCCAATCACCCGACCGACGACCCGGCCGGCGTCACCGCCTCGATCCTCGATGGGCTCTCCTATGGCTGCGGCGATGCGGTGATCGGGATCAATCCGGTCTCCGATTCGATCCAGACGATGGGGACGCTGCTGCGCCTGTTCGACGGCATCATCGGCCGGCTGGAGATCCCGACCCAGGCCTGCGTGCTCACCCACGTCACGACGACGCTCGACGCGATGAACCGGGGCCTGCCGGTCGATCTCGTGTTCCAGTCGATCGCCGGCACGCAGCGCGCCAATGCGAGCTTCGGCGTCACCCTGCCGATCCTGCAGGAGGCGCACGAGGCGGCGCTCGCGCTCAAGCGCGGCACGCTCGGTGACAACGTGATGTATTTCGAGACCGGCCAGGGTTCGGCTCTCTCGGCGGATGCGCATCACGGCATCGACCAGCAGACCCTGGAGGCCCGCGCCTACGCCGTCGCCCGCCGTTACCGGCCGCTTCTGGTCAACACCGTCGTCGGCTTCATCGGGCCGGAATACCTCTACAACGGCAAGGAGATCATCCGCGCCGGGCTGGAGGACCATTTCTGCGGCAAGCTGATGGGCGTGCCGCTGGGCGTCGACGTCTGCTACACCAACCACGCCGAGGCCGATCAGGACGACATGGACACGCTCCTGACCCTGCTCGGGGCGGCGGGCTGCACTTACGTGATGGGCATTCCCGGCGCCGACGACGTGATGCTGAACTACCAGTCCACCTCGTTCCACGATCAGCTCTACATCCGCGAGGTGCTGGGCCTGAGGCGCGCGCCGGAATTCGAGGAATGGCTCGCCCGCATCGGCCTCACCGATGCGGACGGCACGCTCCTGCCCGGCGGGGCCGAGGCCCGCCTGCTCACCGCCGCGCCGGAGCTGGCCGCATGA
- the eutC gene encoding ethanolamine ammonia-lyase subunit EutC, which translates to MSRQSDTLWQRLARLTPARIGLGRAGAGLPTREVLKFGLAHAQARDAVHTPMDAAAIAGAIEALGLPTVTVTSGAEDRATYLRRPDYGRRLSPESLRALSDSAAEPVDLAIVVADGLSARAVHEGAAALLAAFKPHAEAAGWRLAPVTIATQARVALGDAAGAALRARAVVVVIGERPGLSSPDSLGLYVTFDPKPGRSDAERNCISNVRPAGLSFELAAFKLNWLLTQAFSRGLTGVNLKDESDRMLEAAAPDPAISGL; encoded by the coding sequence ATGAGCAGGCAGAGCGACACCCTCTGGCAGCGGCTGGCCCGCCTCACCCCCGCCCGGATCGGCCTCGGCCGCGCCGGCGCCGGCCTGCCGACCCGCGAGGTGCTGAAATTCGGCCTCGCCCACGCCCAGGCGCGCGATGCGGTGCATACGCCGATGGACGCCGCCGCGATCGCGGGCGCCATCGAGGCGCTGGGCCTGCCGACCGTGACCGTGACCTCCGGCGCGGAGGATCGCGCGACCTATCTGCGCCGCCCCGATTACGGGCGCCGCCTCTCGCCGGAGAGCCTCAGGGCTCTTTCCGATTCCGCGGCCGAGCCCGTCGATCTCGCGATCGTGGTGGCGGATGGTCTCTCGGCACGCGCGGTCCACGAGGGCGCCGCCGCGCTGCTCGCTGCCTTCAAGCCCCACGCGGAGGCGGCCGGCTGGCGCCTGGCTCCGGTGACCATCGCCACCCAGGCCCGCGTCGCGCTGGGGGATGCGGCCGGCGCGGCGCTGCGAGCCCGCGCGGTCGTGGTGGTGATCGGCGAGCGTCCCGGCCTGTCCTCGCCCGACAGCCTCGGCCTCTACGTCACCTTCGATCCGAAGCCCGGACGCTCGGATGCGGAAAGAAACTGCATCTCGAACGTCCGGCCCGCCGGCCTGAGCTTCGAGCTGGCCGCGTTCAAGCTGAATTGGCTCCTGACTCAGGCCTTCTCCCGCGGGCTGACGGGCGTGAATCTCAAGGACGAGAGCGATCGGATGCTTGAGGCCGCCGCGCCTGATCCTGCCATCAGCGGACTCTGA
- the ilvD gene encoding dihydroxy-acid dehydratase: protein MDARQTDKSKLPSRHVTEGPERAPHRSYLYAMGLTTEQIHQPLVGVASCWNEAAPCNISLMRQAQAVKKGVAAAKGTPREFCTITVTDGIAMGHGGMRASLPSREVIADSVELTIRGHSYDALVGLAGCDKSLPGMMMAMVRLNVPSIFIYGGSILPGSFRGRPVTVQDLFEAVGKVAVGDMSLDDLDELERVACPSAGACGAQFTANTMATVSEAIGLALPYSAGAPAPYEIRDQFCAAAGEKVMELIAKNIRPRDIVTRKALENAAATVAASGGSTNAALHLPAIAHECGIEFTLFDVAEIFRKTPYIADLKPGGRYVAKDMFEVGGIPLLMKTLLDHGFLHGDCLTVTGRTIAENLAKVAWNPDQDVVYPADKPITVTGGVVGLRGNLAPEGAIVKVAGMPAEAQVFTGPARVFDGEEACFEAVQNRTYKPGDVLVIRYEGPKGGPGMREMLSTTAALYGQGMGDKVALITDGRFSGATRGFCVGHVGPEAAIGGPIGLLRDGDMITLDAIKGTLDVALSDEEFAQRRSEWTPRGNTATSGYLWKYAQTVGPAVNGAVTHPGGAGETNVYADI from the coding sequence ATGGACGCGCGTCAGACCGACAAGTCGAAGCTGCCGAGCCGGCACGTGACGGAGGGGCCCGAGCGGGCGCCCCACCGCTCGTACCTCTACGCCATGGGCTTGACGACCGAGCAGATCCACCAGCCGCTGGTCGGCGTCGCCTCGTGCTGGAACGAGGCCGCGCCCTGCAACATCTCGCTGATGCGCCAGGCCCAGGCCGTGAAGAAGGGCGTCGCCGCCGCCAAGGGCACCCCGCGCGAGTTCTGCACCATCACCGTCACCGACGGCATCGCCATGGGCCATGGCGGCATGCGCGCCTCGCTGCCGTCGCGCGAGGTCATCGCCGATTCGGTCGAACTGACGATCCGCGGCCATTCCTACGACGCCCTCGTGGGGCTGGCCGGCTGCGACAAGTCCCTGCCCGGCATGATGATGGCCATGGTGCGCCTCAACGTGCCCTCGATCTTCATCTATGGCGGCTCGATCCTGCCGGGCTCCTTCCGCGGCCGGCCGGTGACGGTGCAGGACCTGTTCGAGGCGGTGGGCAAGGTCGCTGTCGGCGATATGAGTCTCGACGACCTCGACGAGCTGGAGCGGGTCGCCTGTCCCTCGGCCGGCGCCTGCGGTGCGCAGTTCACCGCCAACACCATGGCCACCGTCTCCGAGGCGATCGGCCTTGCGCTGCCCTACTCGGCCGGCGCGCCCGCCCCTTACGAGATCCGCGACCAATTCTGCGCCGCCGCCGGCGAGAAGGTCATGGAGCTGATCGCCAAGAACATCCGCCCGCGCGACATCGTCACCCGCAAGGCGCTGGAGAACGCTGCCGCGACGGTGGCCGCCTCGGGCGGTTCGACCAACGCGGCGCTGCACCTGCCGGCGATCGCGCATGAATGCGGCATCGAGTTCACTCTGTTCGATGTCGCCGAGATCTTCCGCAAGACCCCCTACATCGCCGACCTGAAGCCCGGCGGGCGCTACGTCGCCAAGGACATGTTCGAGGTCGGCGGCATTCCGCTGCTGATGAAGACCCTGCTCGACCACGGCTTTCTCCACGGCGACTGCCTCACCGTCACCGGGCGGACGATCGCGGAAAACCTCGCCAAGGTCGCCTGGAACCCCGACCAGGACGTGGTGTACCCCGCCGACAAGCCCATCACCGTCACCGGCGGCGTGGTCGGCCTGCGCGGCAACCTCGCCCCCGAGGGCGCCATCGTGAAGGTCGCCGGCATGCCGGCTGAGGCCCAGGTCTTCACCGGCCCGGCCCGCGTCTTCGACGGCGAGGAGGCCTGCTTCGAGGCGGTGCAGAACCGCACCTACAAGCCCGGCGATGTTCTGGTCATCCGTTACGAGGGCCCGAAGGGAGGCCCCGGCATGCGCGAGATGCTCTCGACCACCGCCGCCCTCTACGGCCAGGGCATGGGCGACAAGGTCGCCCTCATCACCGACGGGCGCTTCTCCGGCGCGACCCGCGGCTTCTGCGTCGGCCATGTCGGCCCCGAGGCCGCCATCGGCGGGCCGATCGGCCTGCTGCGCGACGGCGACATGATCACCCTCGACGCGATCAAGGGTACGCTGGACGTAGCGCTCTCCGACGAGGAGTTCGCACAGCGCCGCAGCGAATGGACGCCGCGGGGCAACACCGCGACCTCCGGCTACCTCTGGAAATACGCGCAGACCGTCGGGCCTGCGGTGAACGGCGCCGTGACGCATCCGGGCGGCGCGGGGGAGACGAACGTCTATGCCGACATCTAG
- a CDS encoding tetratricopeptide repeat protein gives MPTSRTAPFRPMWPAGADPGRLRAGLLASFLGFALMLTAVDPGTALDATARTPVPEKGYRSGRDALRSGVRDYNAGDKQGAVRALEYAADQGQTLALWKLGRMYADGDGVPHDDLKAFEYFSRIADDNTDDSPDTPNSGVVASAFNALGTYFLEGIKGTYVRPSPERAYDMFNYAASYFGDPNAQYNLARLYLDGTGVEQDPRKAARWFNLAAEKGHRPAQALLGDMLVNGTGVQRQPVKGLTWLAIARGGAQGAADAWIVTLYDKAWASANETDRADAMAQAQSLSTGSTRRRR, from the coding sequence ATGCCGACATCTAGGACTGCCCCTTTCCGGCCCATGTGGCCGGCCGGGGCCGATCCGGGTCGGCTCCGGGCGGGGCTTCTCGCCAGCTTCCTCGGCTTTGCGCTGATGCTCACGGCCGTCGATCCCGGCACGGCGCTCGACGCGACCGCCCGCACGCCGGTGCCCGAGAAGGGATACCGTTCGGGCCGCGACGCCCTGCGCTCGGGCGTGCGCGACTACAACGCGGGCGACAAGCAGGGCGCTGTGCGGGCGCTGGAATACGCCGCCGACCAGGGCCAGACCCTGGCTCTGTGGAAGCTCGGCCGCATGTACGCGGACGGCGATGGCGTGCCCCACGACGACCTCAAGGCGTTCGAGTACTTTTCGCGCATCGCCGACGACAACACCGACGATTCGCCCGACACGCCGAATTCGGGCGTGGTGGCGAGCGCCTTCAACGCGCTCGGCACCTACTTCCTGGAGGGGATCAAGGGCACCTATGTGCGCCCGAGCCCCGAGCGCGCGTACGACATGTTCAACTACGCGGCGTCGTATTTCGGCGACCCCAACGCGCAGTACAACCTCGCCCGGCTCTATCTCGACGGCACCGGCGTCGAGCAGGATCCGCGCAAGGCCGCGCGCTGGTTCAACCTCGCCGCCGAGAAGGGCCACCGCCCGGCCCAGGCGCTGCTCGGCGACATGCTCGTCAACGGCACCGGCGTGCAGCGCCAGCCGGTGAAAGGGCTGACCTGGCTCGCCATCGCCCGCGGCGGGGCGCAGGGCGCGGCGGACGCTTGGATCGTCACTCTCTACGACAAGGCCTGGGCCTCGGCCAACGAGACCGACCGGGCGGACGCGATGGCCCAGGCGCAATCGCTGTCGACGGGTTCGACCCGCCGCCGGCGGTGA